A stretch of Argiope bruennichi chromosome 10, qqArgBrue1.1, whole genome shotgun sequence DNA encodes these proteins:
- the LOC129989249 gene encoding 28S ribosomal protein S24, mitochondrial-like — protein MAALCKNVFSPINMALATRTISTSAICCKAQAGRHKRTKNQSKPLTYEQFNGPFQIHHRKSWNTWNTTNLLDGDDEIRASQTAVEDFFIRKFMFGTWHKLFVSDVIIKRRHNLIVITGIIVRSLQVRKLYFLIGYTEEMLSYIFKCPVKIELQSTPDRKDVVFKYV, from the exons ATGGCTGCTCtttgcaaaaatgtgttt TCGCCTATTAATATGGCATTGGCAACTCGTACTATAAGTACATCTGCAATATGTTGTAAAGCTCAAGCAGGAAGGCACAAACGCACCAAGAATCAGTCTAAACCGCTTACATATGAACAATTCAATGGGCCCTTTCAAATACACCACAGAAAATCATGGAATACCTGGAACACAA ccaacTTATTGGATGGAGATGATGAAATCAGAGCATCTCAGACAGCTGTAGAAGACTTCTTTATTCGTAAATTCATGTTTGGAACTTGGCATAAACTTTTTGTTTCTGATGTAATAATCAAACGAAGGCATAATTTAATTGTCATTACTGGAATCATTGTGCGATCTCTTCAAGtcagaaaactttattttctaattggaTATACTGAGGAAATGTtgagttacatttttaaatgccctgtaaaaatagaattacaaaGCACTCCAGATAGAAAAGATGTTGTCTTCaaatatgtttga